The DNA segment TCACCGCGGTAGTTCATGAAGATGACCGCATCGCCTGGTTTGATCAGCGACGGGCCGCTTGCGCTTTCGATGGTCGTCGCTTCGACAAACTCGTCACCGGTCACCGACTTAGTCGTGGGATTCTTGTAGTAGTGTTCAATCGCCTCGGCGGCCGATTTGGCCGTTCGACCAGACCCCTTGGTCAACAAGTCATAAGCTTTTTGAACGCGGTCCCAGCGGAAGTCACGGTCCATGGCAAAGAAGCGACCGATGACACTTGCCACATGGCCGGCACCGATTTCTTCGCACTTTTTTTCCAAGTCGCCGACGAACTTGACGCCGCTGGTCGGCGAAGTATCACGACCATCGGTGATCGCATGGATCGCCAAACCTTCGCGGCCAAGTCCAGCGTCTTTGGCGACTTGAATGAACGCATATGCATGCTGAACGTCGCTATGAACACGTCCGTCCGACATCAATCCGATCAAGTGCAACGTTCCGCCGCTTGCCTTGACGTGGTCGACGGCACCCTTGATGACCGAATTGGTGAAGAAAGCCCCGCTGCGGATCGCACGGGTGATCCGCATCACTTCTTGGTCGACAATTCGGCCAGCACCGATATTTTGGTGGCCTACCTCGCTGTTGCCCATCACGCCCGCCGGCAACCCGACGTCCTCGCCGGACGTTTTGACCAGCACGTTGGGGTACGTGCTCATCAGCCGGTCAGAAACAGGCGTCGAGGCTTGGACAATAGCGTTGGTGGCATCGGCATCACGGTTGGGGTTCTCGCCCCATCCATCACGAACGATCAAAACGACTGGTTTTCGGCGAATTTGCACTGTTATTTGCTCCTGGTTGCCCCGCCATTTTGTGACGGTATTTGACGTGAGGCTTTGACGGTGGGACGCGGGGACGGGTGTTTTAGGTTTAGGCTATCCGACT comes from the Rubripirellula reticaptiva genome and includes:
- the gpmI gene encoding 2,3-bisphosphoglycerate-independent phosphoglycerate mutase; this encodes MQIRRKPVVLIVRDGWGENPNRDADATNAIVQASTPVSDRLMSTYPNVLVKTSGEDVGLPAGVMGNSEVGHQNIGAGRIVDQEVMRITRAIRSGAFFTNSVIKGAVDHVKASGGTLHLIGLMSDGRVHSDVQHAYAFIQVAKDAGLGREGLAIHAITDGRDTSPTSGVKFVGDLEKKCEEIGAGHVASVIGRFFAMDRDFRWDRVQKAYDLLTKGSGRTAKSAAEAIEHYYKNPTTKSVTGDEFVEATTIESASGPSLIKPGDAVIFMNYRGDRPRELTKAFVYDDGPWSKIEGGGFDRGAKIDNLYFATMAGYETGLPVEVIFEKPAKMPHILGEYISSLGLHQFRCAETEKYPHVTFFFNDYRDEPFGEEDRGMAQSPRDVSTYDQKPEMSAEEVASKVLAEIEKGEADMIVVNFANGDMVGHTGVLAAAIKAVETVDACVGKVVDATLAKGGSLIVTADHGNCEQMVDPETGGPHTAHTTFDVPLIVVEPGLEGKKLHEGGRLADIAPTVLALMGLPKPDEMTGESLVDL